Proteins from one Candida orthopsilosis Co 90-125, chromosome 2 draft sequence genomic window:
- a CDS encoding ThiJ/PfpI protein, which translates to MVKVLLAISSYHGKFYPEGSKTGVYFSEVLEPYTEFTKKGYEVTIASETGTFAWDSHSLLFESLSFHFGNIYTAFLNKSSAFNKAMKNVKKASDVEDEKFDIFFASAGHATLFDYPKAKSLQKIAADTYDNGGVVTAVCHGGAIFENLIDPATGEPLIKGKKVTGFTDSAEKKLFLTNSIKKHNLVTMEGVAKKEGATYVSPKGDWDSFTVIDGRLVTGANPQSAEKGAKDTIKTFEKTRNQTTDN; encoded by the coding sequence ATGGTCAAAGTATTACTTGCTATTAGTTCCTACCACGGAAAGTTCTACCCAGAAGGCTCTAAAACAGGAGTTTATTTTAGTGAAGTATTGGAGCCATATACAGAGTTTACTAAAAAAGGCTATGAGGTCACAATTGCTTCCGAGACTGGAACCTTTGCTTGGGATTCCCACAGTCTACTCTTTGAAAGTTTATCATTCCACTTTGGAAATATTTATACCGCTTTTCTCAATAAAAGTTCGGCATTTAACAAAGCAATGAAAAATGTCAAGAAAGCATCCGATGTGGAAGATGAGAAATTTGACATCTTTTTCGCCAGTGCTGGTCATGCTACTTTGTTCGACTATCCTAAGGCTAAATCATTACAGAAAATTGCTGCTGATACTTACGATAATGGTGGTGTTGTTACTGCAGTTTGTCACGGAGGCGCTATTTTCGAAAATCTCATTGATCCTGCAACTGGTGAACCATTAATTAAAGGCAAAAAAGTAACAGGTTTTACTGATAGTGCAGAGAAAAAGTTATTTCTTACAAACTCAATCAAGAAACATAATTTGGTTACAATGGAAGGTGTTGCTAAAAAAGAGGGAGCTACATATGTGTCACCTAAAGGGGATTGGGACTCATTTACCGTCATTGATGGCAGACTTGTTACTGGTGCCAATCCACAGTCTGCTGAAAAGGGTGCTAAAGACACTATCAAGACCTTTGAAAAGAcaagaaatcaaacaactGACAATTAG
- a CDS encoding Mrpl33 mitochondrial ribosomal protein of the large subunit, which produces MSSSRQLYYKVTQIRSSIGMPPTTRRTLEALGLKRRNQTIYAKCDVSSAHSLAKVKELVKIEVTDQKKTREEINQERKWKSGFEVIPEGTRKVYN; this is translated from the coding sequence ATGTCTTCCTCCAGGCAACTATATTACAAAGTCACTCAAATACGTTCCTCGATAGGAATGCCTCCAACAACACGACGCACATTAGAAGCTTTGggattgaaaagaagaaatcaaactATATATGCAAAGTGTGATGTATCATCTGCTCATTCGCTAGCAAAAGTCAAAGAATTGGTAAAAATAGAAGTCACTGACCAGAAGAAGACAAGGGAAGAGATCAACCAGGAAAGAAAGTGGAAGAGTGGTTTTGAGGTAATTCCTGAAGGCACGAGAAAAGTATAtaattaa
- a CDS encoding Kri1 protein (S. cerevisiae homolog KRI1 has role endonucleolytic cleavage in ITS1 to separate SSU-rRNA from 5.8S rRNA and LSU-rRNA from tricistronic rRNA transcript (SSU-rRNA, 5.8S rRNA, LSU-rRNA) and localizes to nucleolus) produces the protein MIISSVQTLVGSTMPRKKSATKKAKEQALKQSNTETGSSLVDTKVVAPTAPNDQTPESHSESTTSDEEEEDEFGDLITDEVERGINKVLEKIKSDPKSLLDPNLKFFKDPESDDILVKKQGEKPMFLKDYHRQNLIDGAYKEFDENETVDGVKSFATEQKEERDKLLNYINNAFDEEDDGDDREDGFLKKKEKGEEVEENTQNLPDPEKDQNAFLSAFLDQKAWIPKQGDKMIDLDQIDRNDEEDFDNAVEDFEKAYNFRYEDANSTEIISYARNQATLRRGKTNSRKRAREKAHEEKKKVEEHKAELLRKKKTAKLNKVVDRLAKIKEAVGNEVSDEVIQKVFGDSLLNEDFDDADWDNRMAEIFNEQYYGAEIEKPTWDDDLMEGMDDESDDDEDADNMDVEEEPQKKKAKKEKLKEKSSLKKEKEALRTRALEIVDANTLKIQEEVEEEEERGRKKDAGEIKFKYREVSPESFGLSTREILLADDKQLNSFIGIKKFAPYRPKELRLKDKRKYTKKKHLQEWRKETFKNLNIPEDAKDGEIWIPADDAAKQKGTKRSHKSK, from the coding sequence ATGATCATCTCATCTGTTCAAACACTTGTAGGATCAACAATGCCTAGAAAGAAGTCAGCAACCAAGAAGGCTAAAGAGCAAGCTTTGAAGCAATCAAACACCGAGACCGGCAGTTCACTTGTTGATACGAAAGTCGTCGCACCAACGGCTCCTAATGATCAAACTCCAGAATCCCACTCAGAATCTACCACatcagatgaagaagaggaagatgagTTTGGAGATTTGATTactgatgaagttgaacGAGGTATCAATAAAGTATTggaaaaaataaaatccGACCCAAAATCACTActtgatccaaatttgaagtttttCAAGGACCCAGAATCAGATGACATACTCGTGAAAAAGCAAGGAGAAAAGCcaatgtttttgaaagattatCATCGCCAGAACTTGATCGATGGAGCATACAAAGAATTCGATGAGAATGAAACCGTAGACGGTGTGaaatcttttgcaactgaACAAAAAGAGGAAAGGGACAAGTTATTGAATTATATTAACAATGCCTTCGATGAAGAGGACGATGGTGATGACAGAGAAGACggatttttgaaaaaaaaagaaaaaggggaagaagttgaagaaaatacCCAGAACTTGCCTGATCCTGAGAAAGATCAGAATGCATTCCTCTCAGCTTTCTTAGACCAAAAAGCATGGATACCTAAACAGGGCGATAAAATGATTgatcttgatcaaattgatagaAACGATGAAGAGGATTTTGATAATGCCGTggaagattttgaaaaggCTTACAATTTTAGATACGAAGATGCTAATTCGACTGAGATAATTTCATATGCAAGAAATCAAGCTACATTACGAAGGGGTAAGACCAATTCTCGTAAAAGGGCTAGAGAAAAGGCACAcgaggaaaagaagaaagttgAAGAGCATAAGGCtgaattgttgagaaaaaagaaaacagcaaaattgaacaaagttgTAGACCGTTTAGCAAAGATCAAGGAGGCTGTTGGTAATGAGGTGAGCGATGAggttattcaaaaagtattTGGTGACTCATTATTAAATGAAGACTTTGACGATGCGGATTGGGACAATAGAATGGCGGAAATATTCAATGAACAATACTATGGAGCTGAGATTGAAAAGCCAACTTGGGACGACGACTTAATGGAGGGTATGGATGATGAGTCTGACGACGATGAGGACGCTGACAATATGGACGTCGAAGAGGAGCCGcagaaaaagaaagcaaagaaggagaaattgaaagaaaagagcTCATtaaagaaggagaaggagGCCTTGAGAACTAGGGCTCtagaaattgttgatgcaaACACTCTCAAAATACaggaagaagttgaagaagaggaagaacGAGGTCGCAAGAAAGACGCAGGTGAAATAAAGTTCAAATACAGAGAAGTTTCACCCGAGTCATTTGGCTTATCCACTAGAGAAATTTTATTAGCAGATGACAAACAATTAAACAGTTTTATTGGGATCAAAAAATTTGCACCTTATCGACCCAAGGAACTACGTCTCAAAGATAAACGTAAATatacaaagaagaagcatCTACAAGAATGGAGAAAAGAGACATTCAAAAACCTAAATATACCAGAAGATGCAAAAGATGGTGAAATTTGGATCCCTGCAGATGATGCGGCTAAACAAAAAGGCACGAAGCGTAGTCACAAATCTAAATAG
- a CDS encoding Cin1 protein (S. cerevisiae homolog CIN1 has role protein folding), giving the protein MDDLNNQVIKKSPQLHVEIRGLIAELKNALVLRESDKRIIYQSVSARLAVIVNEFELQPKLLEKQLGDYIRELSALFLEDTLNGELIGNVIYAFAKVCSFKTVALFFSSDVYLLDHLIDRCRDSSEAIKFVSLLWLCNLVLVPFPIETIGADLRERLKETAQVSLTRFANVSRTQVAASILYSRLLSRPDCQDMLNSFLESMVNSWSEASPSQKLGSFLVVNKLLKRVELSQVQITGVYSCIMGDILESHISNMSLIFSIKILSKLTVNHIKRGSFIDVAEVINNLINDILLSDITFETNLRYTMAKAISTIVEQLSYTAVNYQNQLIQFILGLVNTEETNVPKLHTILLTLGYISLSKNLPMQFQSECIQLASRYLFFKVFKGTITIGSQVRDSACFLLWSVVRNLKRSLPILANVFVNLLQMLAFDELLLKRCSVAVMQEMLGRLGKELVNTTNTGEFIVNFVSKLDYLRLDQHICYQFIDSFYHDIDLSFLIAPLVDVICEEDGDGLYLNKLLKQPKALELVPKSTTNFNQIVTRLRMANRWHVLFQLDDLKEGCHAFDNFVFDESKLEMIRGYLFCLKFKQLSELDWHNLLKISKYANLVEDIRQVILNQKELPMHEILYHLPHDRNLSCTIFDFPDLMQHQYEQLMKLMKDDRVDTIVRANLIDNLIANIPVFFKLHDVYDHFDDYTTTDQGDVGSKVRIAAIKLVLKNSFIDDTIKMKLIRLSGELMDKIRHLSFKALTGRDFSWRSFFSYYGTVKNHQFKVEFWRGVAFTCGSFVGHTKTINESFRELLIYGPNEEDFEIWLAFLKRTGTGSKREAKLVSMVLQMILKVFDSNYQFKNELNYQNLFVKCYNLHINTKNLTRIMTVLQIFFHISQRCPELRQRVYDRFLWILRNHPSKELGAFIGESILFEVVDDTSFSRYEKIDWLDVKHSDIAFIEEILG; this is encoded by the coding sequence ATGGACGACTTGAACAATCAAGTTATCAAAAAAAGTCCTCAATTGCATGTGGAGATAAGAGGTTTGATTGCGGAACTCAAAAATGCATTGGTTCTTCGAGAAAGTGATAAACGTATCATTTACCAGTCGGTAAGTGCGAGATTGGCCGTCATTGTCAACGAGTTTGAACTTCAACCTAAATTACTTGAGAAACAACTTGGGGATTATATAAGAGAGTTGAGCGCTTTATTCCTAGAAGACACTTTGAATGGTGAACTCATTGGCAATGTCATATACGCGTTTGCAAAGGTATGCAGTTTCAAAACTGTggctttgtttttttcGAGTGATGTTTATCTTCTTGACCATTTGATTGATAGGTGTCGAGATTCAAGCGAGGCTATCAAGTTTGTTAGCTTACTATGGTTGTGTAATTTGGTTCTAGTTCCTTTTCCAATAGAGACTATCGGGGCAGATTTACGCGAGAGGTTGAAAGAAACTGCTCAAGTTTCATTGACAAGATTTGCTAATGTATCCAGAACCCAGGTCGCTGCACTGATCTTGTATTCAAGACTACTCTCTAGACCGGACTGCCAAGATATGCTCAATTCCTTTTTGGAATCTATGGTAAATTCTTGGTCTGAAGCAAGCCCTAGCCAGAAGTTGGGATCATTCTTGGTTGTgaataaacttttgaagcGGGTTGAACTTAGCCAGGTACAAATCACAGGTGTATACTCATGCATCATGGGTGATATACTAGAATCCCACATATCAAATATGAGTTTGATATTTtccatcaaaattttgagcAAATTGACAGTCAACCATATCAAACGTGGACTGTTTATTGATGTGGCTGAGGTGATTAACAATTTAATAAACGATATTTTACTAAGTGATATAACATTTGAGACAAATCTTCGATATACCATGGCAAAGGCAATATCCACCATTGTTGAGCAGCTATCCTATACTGCTgtaaattatcaaaatcaattgatacaaTTCATCTTAGGCCTCGTTAACACAGAGGAAACAAATGTACCCAAACTTcatacaattttgttgacattAGGATACATTTCATTGTCCAAGAACTTACCAATGCAATTTCAGTCGGAATGTATTCAGCTTGCATCAAGgtatttatttttcaagGTCTTTAAGGGAACAATCACTATAGGGAGTCAAGTTAGAGACTCAGCTTGCTTTCTACTATGGTCTGTTGTGCGCAATTTGAAACGGAGCTTACCCATATTAGCAAATGTATTTGTTAACCTATTACAAATGTTGGCGTTTGATGAATTGCTATTGAAGAGATGTAGCGTTGCTGTAATGCAGGAGATGTTAGGCAGGTTGGGTAAAGAATTAGTAAACACCACTAACACGGGCGAGTTCAttgtaaattttgtttcaaaactAGACTATTTGCGACTAGATCAGCACATTTGCTaccaatttattgattccTTTTATCATGATATTGACTTAAGCTTTCTCATCGCACCGTTGGTTGATGTGATTTGCGAAGAGGATGGAGATGGGCTCTACTTAAATAAGTTGCTCAAGCAACCCAAAGCGCTAGAATTAGTTCCTAAAAGTacaaccaatttcaaccaaatcGTCACCAGATTGAGAATGGCCAACAGGTGGCACGTTTTATTCCAATTGGATGACCTTAAAGAAGGGTGTCATGCATTCGacaattttgtgtttgatgAGTCTAAACTTGAAATGATAAGAGGGTATCTATTTTGCCTAAAATTTAAGCAGTTGAGCGAATTAGATTGGCACAATTTGTTAAAGATTCTGAAATACGCCAACcttgttgaagatataAGACAAGTGAttttaaatcaaaaagaGTTACCCATGCATGAAATATTATATCATTTACCCCACGACCGCAATCTTTCATGTACGATATTCGATTTTCCTGATCTCATGCAACATCAGTACGAGCAACTTATGAAACTAATGAAGGATGACCGCGTTGACACCATTGTCCGCGCAAATTTGATCGATAACCTCATCGCTAACATACCAGTCTTTTTTAAATTGCACGATGTTTACGACCATTTTGATGATTACACAACTACAGATCAGGGGGATGTAGGATCTAAGGTTAGAATAGCTGCGATTAAGTTGGTACTAAAGAATAGCTTCATTGATGATACTATcaaaatgaagttgataCGGTTGAGCGGTGAGTTGATGGACAAGATTCGTCATTTATCTTTTAAGGCATTGACAGGGAGAGATTTCAGTTGGCGAAGTTTTTTCCTGTATTATGGTACAGTAAAGAATCACCAatttaaagttgaattttggcGAGGTGTGGCTTTTACTTGCGGATCATTCGTCGGACACACAAAAACCATAAATGAATCGTTTCGTGAACTATTGATTTATGGACCCAACGAAGaggattttgaaatctgGCTCGCATTTTTGAAGCGAACTGGCACTGGAAGCAAACGAGAAGCAAAACTTGTATCAATGGTGTTGCAAATGATCCtcaaagtatttgattcaaactatcaattcaaaaacgAACTCAATTATCAGAATCTTTTCGTGAAATGCTACAATTTGCACATTAATACTAAAAATTTAACTAGAATCATGACGgtgttgcaaatatttTTCCACATATCACAAAGGTGCCCTGAACTAAGGCAGAGAGTTTATGACCGATTTTTGTGGATTTTGAGAAATCATCCATCGAAGGAACTCGGGGCATTTATTGGTGAAAGTATACTTTTTGAAGTTGTGGATGACACTTCATTTCTGCGTtatgaaaagattgattgGCTTGATGTCAAACACTCCGATATAGCATTTATAGAGGAAATTCTAGGATAA